The DNA segment AAGCCTCTACATAAAAcagtattttgtttaaaaaactcGTTTTTCTTAAAAGCATACAGTGTTTGGCTAATTCTCCTCCCCTTTTTATAGGGCTGAGGTCGAACGATGGACACTGGTGGCAGGTTAAGGGATACTGTCACTTTAAGAAGCCTGCAGATTGAAGTGTAAACATGGAGAAATTAGGGGCTGATTTTCAAAAACTGTGTGAGATATTAACCAGCCGCCTTATTATAAAATCAGGAAATCCAAACAGCGATTTACACCGATTAACACcccctttatatattttttacaaaaatacacTGAGAAAATAATCAAACGTTTTCATCtctcttgtctttttttgttttttaaaagtgtcAAAAGtctacatttaaatataaaaaattaaaagttaaaactcTAGCCCTTCAGTGAAGGAGACGTAAAATGGCGTGGGTAACaacaactaccaaaaaaaaagaaaaaagaaacgaaagaaaaaagaaagtcaggaagaaagaaataaggaagtaaatagaaagaaagcaaagcaaaagaaagcaaaaaaaaaaaaaaaagggacaaaataagaaaaaaaacgtTTGGCCAGTATAAATACGTCCACATATAAAATGGCATCTGATTAcatttacaaggaaaaaaaaatacgaGGATGGAGCATCGGTGAGGGAAAAAAACACGTCTTCTCATTTACACCTATAAggaataaacacatacacactgagaaaaaatTTGGTCCTGAAttggttttttttaaagtccAGCACAGATTTGAGTTGCGTTTGAATCCTTTAAAGagttaagaatgaaaaaaagctGGTGATAATTTCTGTCGTAGGAATCAAACATAGCGCCATCTATCTGCTTTTTATATTATCCTacactattttaaaaactgctcAACAGTCTTAATACAGAAATCTTTAAAAGATAGACAGGATAACATGCTATATTAACCCCACCAGTGAAATAATCCAACACCATCACGATTCCGattaagagaagcaaaaaaccttttttttcccccccgaCACCACTCGCCCTCCACTGCCCCGGGTACCACATCAAACAGTCTCCTCTCCTCCGCGCCTGCAGGGCCGTGAAGTCTCACCTCACTGGTTTCAGAGATGCAGGAGGCGGAGGCCCAGGAGACGCCGCCACCTTCTCTCGAACGTGCAAATCCATTTCAGTTTTATTACTCGCCCCCCTTCCAGTTCGTGGCCTTCTCCTCCCCGCCCCTCGTCCTGGCTGGTGTGGCTTTCCAACTAGGTTCTCGGGTCATTTCCGAGCGCCGGTCACTCAACGTCTCCTCCTCTGGCTTGCAggggcagggaaaaaaaaaagaaaagaaaagaaaaaaaaagagaggggggaaaaaaaaaaaggcgggggagggggaggaaaatAAAAAGCCCTCCAGAAACAAAACGGGAATTCGCCAGCGTGGAGTCTCTCAGTCCCGGCGCTGAGGCCCTTGCGACTCCCCTCTCCCCGCAATACCTGCAGTCGGTCAAATTCGACGCCCCGGAGCCTTCGGTCTtcttgcgggggtgggggggagattAAGGACGGGGATGCTGAGAACAAAACCCCTCCCGGGGCATGCCGGAGTCCCCCTCCCCTCCGGAtcgaaaaaacaaaaaaccaagtaAAGTAGCCCCAAAACACCGAGGGAGCGATGAGAGAGAAATAGACGATTCCTTCAGTCGCTAGAAAACTACCAACTCGGCTTCTGGCCGGGGGTGCAGACAAGTCCGGAAGCTCGTTGGaagggctggtggtggtggtggtggggggggtctCTTCCAGCAAAGGGGAGGAAACTCGAAGTCGCTTTTTTCGCCATCAACAACACCACCAAGAACAATAAAAGGTCGCCCCTGTCTACCTCCGCCTCCGCCGCGTCCCTCCGGCCGGCGAGATGGGGGTTGGGAGCGCGGGTCCCCAGACGCCGTGGCGTTGCTCTCCGACCACCCGGACGCGGCCGAGGCCGGCCctgctcactttttttttctccttttcttttcttttttttaaccccctcttgttttcccttttctcttgcaACTCTTTACTCtgttcgctttttttttttttttcctttttcattttcctctctggtcctccccccaccccacccgcccgGTCCCTCTCTCCCAGCCGCGCGCCCTTCAGTAGGTGAAGACCAGGTTGGAGATGCTGGACTCCAGCCAGTCTCCCGAGATCATCTCGCTCACCTCGGGCGTGCAGTAGTCCGGGAACTCGAAGTGCGAGCCGGAGCCGGGTTCGAAGTTAAAATCCAGATCCCGGTCCAGCGCCGACGACGAGCTGAAGCTGCCCAGGGACATGCTCTCAAAGTTTGAGCTGGGGTTCAGGTCGAGCAGGTCGTCTTCGAACTCGTCGTCGGAGGACGACGAGCCCGAGGACGAGGACGAGGAGGACGACGACGACGAGGAGGAGGATGAGGCCGACGAGGACGCGTGCGAGGGCGCGCTGGACGGGGCGGGCGAGGCGGCGCGCAGGCTGGCGTAGCTACGGTGGTCGGCGGGCGAGCGGCCGGCGGCCGGCGACGAGGCGGCGCTGCTGCGGCCGCTCAGGCTCGGCCCGTCGGGCGAGCAACCGGCGCCCCCTTCCTCGTACAGGCCCAGGGGGTCGCTGGGGTCGGCGCCCGCGCCCACGCCGCCGACGGGCGAGGACGACGCGCCCAGGCCGCCGAACAGGTAGACGCGCTTCACCTTCTTCTCCGCCAGGTGTTTGCCCGGGGCCGCCAGGCCGGCCGAGGCCGAGGCCGCCGCGGAGGCCGAGGCCGAGGCGCTGGGAGTCCGCGCCTTGTACAGCGAGTGGTGGtcggcggccgcggcggcggcgcccAGGGGCAACAGGGCGGCGGCCCCCGCCTGCTCGGCGGCGAACGAGGACGacgacgaggaggaggaggaggaggaggcggcggccgcCGCCGCCTTCCCGCCGCCGCCCGCCAGGATGAGCTTGGCGTGGGGCTTGCCGACCCCGCCGCCCGCCACTTTGGAGCCGCAGCTCTTTTTCTGAGCGGGTTTGGAGTTGGCGCCGCCGCCGctcgcgccgccgccgcctcctcccccCGCGTGgctgcccccgccgccgccgcccccgtgGCCGCTGCCACCGACCTTGTCGCCCTTCTCCCCGGGCTtggaggcggcggcggccgcggagCCCGAGTTGGCGTTGCCGGACTTCACCTTCTTCCTGGGCCGGTATTTGTAGTCGGGGTAGTCAGCCATGTGCTTGAGGCGCAGCCGCTCCGCCTCCCGAATGAAAGGGATCTTGTCGCTGTCTTTGAGCAGCTTCCAGCGTTTGCCCAGCCGCTTGGAGATCTCGGCGTTGTGCATGTCGGGTGACTGCTCCATGATCTTGCGCCGCTCGATCTGCGACCACACCATAAAGGCGTTCATGGGCCGCTTGATGTGCCCACTCGGCGTCTTGCACCAGCTCGGGTCGTCGGCCTTGCCGCCCGTGGAGGCGGTGGAGCCGGGCGTGGGGGAGGAGGCGATGCCCAGCTCGAGGCCGGCGCCCGAGTCCGAGCTCTCGCCGGCGAGCAGCGCTTCCGTGTTCTCGGCGTTGTTGGTTTGCTGCACCATGGCCCCGGCTCGGCGGGCGCCCACGCGCGCTCACACCCTCGCGGCGGCCGCGGCGCGATCGCCGGGCCCTCCTGGCTCCCGGGACCAAGCGCACGCCGAGCGGGGGTACGTGCGCGGCGGTCGAGCGGGCGGCTCAACTCCTGGTCGGGGCGGAGGTGGGCGAAGAGAGAAAAGTCTCTAAAAAGATGCGGGGCGGGAGCACTCCGCCTCCTGCAGAGGAGTTATAGTTCCCAGGCTGGAGAATCTCCCTCTCTCTCGCTCTTCTCTCTCACCGCGCCGCAGTTTGCGCTGTCTCTCGGCTCTGCGTCCTGGAGACGGTGCTAAACTGGAGAGGAGTTTCTCGAATGCTGGTTGCTGAAGCTTCCAATGCAAGTTTCTCGCCGCCTCCCaggcaagtctttttttttttccttcccctgaaGCAGTTGATTCCAGTTCGCGAGCGCTCTCAGAAGCTCAGGAAAGCGACATAGTCTCTATCAGTTAGTCCCTCTCTTACAATGCAAAGCCGAAAAGGCTCTGGCTCCAGGACTCTCTGTGGGCGGAATCAGCACTAAGGAGTTTGTGCAATTATTTTGTTGCAAGGTAGGACGCCAGAAAGCCTTCATGCAACAGACTGGCATGAATAAATGTATgtttccccctccctcctgcaAGAAGGGAGCTGGTAATGGCAGAGTTCCTCCAGTGCAGACTCTTAAAGAGCGTGCAAGAACTAGAGACCCGGAGCGAAACAGGCCTCTTCCTCTCACACACGGTTTCCCTTGCTGCAGCTTAGAGCGGACCCCAATTCCGCCTCGCGCCTCTTTATCCTTTCCCAGTCTTGGCAGCGGCCAATCAGCCGCTGTAACCAACGCTTCCTCGTGCCAAGCCCCTCCCCCGAGCTTCCCATTGGCTTGGAACCCGATGCAATAATAATCTCCGCGTGCAATGAGAAGCTCCAAATCTGACCTCATTCCAATTTACAGAGCAAACTTTTTAAAAGGGCTAGAAGTACAGCTGAGATTTCTGctgccttttttccttttgctgtgcgtgcttgcgtgtgtgtgtgtgtgtgtgtggtgtgtgaagaGGATGTTAATGCATGAAATTATTAAGGGGAGAGACGGAAATGTATTCTAACCATTATGTTAGATAACAAGGGGCTTAGAAGGGGGGGGAAGGGTGAAATACTGTAAATGGAAGCTTTCTGCTTAAAAGCCAagtgattatttttattagttctttTCAGTATTGGAATAGAGAATCAGCCTTTATTGCAAAATCTGTTCCTCGGCTCCTTCATAAAGCCAAGGATGTAAAAGAGGGAGGGAAAGctatgaaaataaatcaatagaCATTGAAAACCATTAAGAAAGTGGTACCTAGACACCTGTCATCACTATTATTTTAACAATTCCAGGTACAGCACAGATGTTGATGTATTGTGCTAATCCCTTCAGAGCTATTTTGGTGCTGTTTGTGGAAGGCAGAAAAGAGGATTTTGGGGGGGCAATAGTTACTTGCGCTCTTAACCAAACAGGGGTTAACTATAGTTATTGAATGATTTAAACTCCCCTTTGAATCCtggatgggcttccctagtggcgcagtgtggtaaagaatttgcctgataACGTAGGAGGCAAGGGagactgggttccatccctgggccaggaagatccccttggaggagaaaatggcaatccactccagtattcttgcctggaaaaatcccatggacagaggagcctcatgggttaCAAagcacagggttgcaaagagctggacacgactgagcacacagcacagcacacagagtCATAAATCCTGGGTTGCCCAAACAGAGGAGCTTTCCACTGGAACACAATAGGCAGTGTTCCAGAGTTAAGAGGAGAATTTCCATAGTTTTGTGTAAGATGATAATGGTGAGTAAAGGATGGGaatcagttttactttttaagtattagttttccacattttcaaaattaaagataGCTTCGCACTTCATCCTCTCTTCCTCAAaccttcctcctcctttcctttttattttctcctatatGTTTGTTACTTCAATCAAATGGAATTAAAAGGCCAAAGCAAAGAGACACTGTAGAAGGTAGTGATAACTAGTAGCAAAAAAGAATGGACCTTCTGAATTTATATTAGACCTGGCTGCTAGTCCTTCTTACTAGTCTTGTGACCCTGGGGATGTGACCAAGTCTCAGTTTTCCTCATCAGTGATATGGGAACACAAGGAACTGCTTTATGCAGTGTTTTGTGGGAGTTTAGTGAGCTTGATGTATAGTAAGCCCTCAGTGAATACTATATTATCCTTCATGATAATTCAGATTCCAGAGACATTCCCTCTAGTAAAAGCAGCATGTTGTTCAAGAGACTAAAATCGAGGGAGGTCACTGATGTGAAAAAATCATCACAGATCATGGATGTGAACCGTCCAAGGACCACACTGGCAACCCAGTCATCCTGATGATTTGAAAAGAAGCCTGATGAAGAGCATTGTGAAGAATGTGGCAAAAAAAAGTTCCCACGTAGTCAAAATGCACGTTAATTTGGCCACAGACATCTCTTGTTCTAaggtatgaaaattaaaattataataaagattGGCCTTAAAACCATAAAACTGTTTTTCTATAAGCCAGTGATAAGTGGTTAGGTAGGGCTAACCTAACATAATTAAGCTTTCAGTTCTGATCAAACTAGTGCTGGGCAGCAGATTTCTATTTATCTTGTCAAACTTTTAGAGTATGTAGGCTGGGGAGAGGCCCAGGTTGTCAGATGTAGAATTTTACTGGAAAGAACACCCTTTGGCGACATCTGACTGGATCTCTAAGGATCAACAACACACAAGAATGTTTTTGTGGGTAGAAGCAAATAATTTTTGACCAGTAGCTACccaagttatatatttttttcttttagaaggggaaacaaatcttgaaaacaaaaatccCACAGGCACCTCTTTTGGATCTAACAAAGCTGGGTGTGTCATCATTTTATCTGGTATTCATATTATAACATAGCCCTACATGTTCTCAATCTGACATAAAAATTACTATAAGAggtctattatttatttttaaaatccatagtTTTAccagaataaaaaaagaataaatactatGTTTGAGATTTGTAGCAACTAATAATCTGAGGGTGTGACTAAATTTGTGATGTTTCAGTCAAAGTGAGTGAATAATATAATCAGTATCATTAATTATATTTCCAAAGCCATTTTCGAGTCTACCACTGAATAAGATCAGAGAAAAGTGGAAGTTAAAGCAGTCAGAATGATTTTATGTTTAAAGcacgcagatttttttttttatgtgtgtaCTAAAAAATAGCCGCTGGCCTATTTCTATTGTTaggtatattttctatatttcaacAAATCTAACTGATGTCTTTCAGACATACCATGGTCACATGCTATTAAGGGAAAACAACTGCCAGTGAAACTGAGATCTGCATGGTTGCAAgacatctgaaaagaaaaaagttcctcTTAGAATTGAAGAAATATGGTATTAGTAATTTCCATTGACATAAAAGATTTTTATAGTATATATGAATGCTTAGACTTCTGAAGTAGATTTGTTCTTATGTGTTAGTAGCCTTCTTAAAATGTAAGAAAACGTGTGCCAAGTGGCCTTTTATTAAAGACATCTTTCTCACCAGCTGGATATGTGCACACTGAAATGTATGAGGTCTCAATAGCAAATAATGAGAAAAGATTTCTGTGTTCTCATTACCTAACTTCACATGCTTTGTAACCAGTTTTTCCATTACTAACATTTTTTTCCGAAATACCAGATATTTGGTGGCCCCTACTAAATCAGTACTCAGTGTTCCCTCTGCTGGCTTTGTAGTACATGAAGTGATTCTTAATGCTACTCTCTAAGCCATATTAACAGTAAGCCAAGataattttgcaaaaaaaaaaaaaaatcctgtttcaaAATAATAGATGAAATTTCTTTATTAGCAAAGATGATAGACATTCCAAATTTTGAATTAAGGTAAATATTTCctcttatttattttccattaaataaTGGAATTCAATTTGAGATGTAATATTTGCTAATTCATTTCTTCTGCTCTCACACACCTGCACAACATAAAAATCCTACATCCATAAAATGGTATGGGGTATATAGATGGAAATAGCATTCTGTCCCACTGCTTAATATATTCCTATAGCatagagggagggaaaaaaaaaaaacctgaggggAAATTAGTTTAACAAATATCTTGGATTCACACTGATTTTCAAGATTTTTGCTTGTCTTGGTTATCAAAACTGTGATTGTAAGAGCTGGTCTGACCTGACAGCTATTCagttcaaag comes from the Capricornis sumatraensis isolate serow.1 chromosome 22, serow.2, whole genome shotgun sequence genome and includes:
- the SOX4 gene encoding transcription factor SOX-4, with translation MVQQTNNAENTEALLAGESSDSGAGLELGIASSPTPGSTASTGGKADDPSWCKTPSGHIKRPMNAFMVWSQIERRKIMEQSPDMHNAEISKRLGKRWKLLKDSDKIPFIREAERLRLKHMADYPDYKYRPRKKVKSGNANSGSAAAAASKPGEKGDKVGGSGHGGGGGGGSHAGGGGGGGASGGGANSKPAQKKSCGSKVAGGGVGKPHAKLILAGGGGKAAAAAASSSSSSSSSSSFAAEQAGAAALLPLGAAAAAADHHSLYKARTPSASASASAAASASAGLAAPGKHLAEKKVKRVYLFGGLGASSSPVGGVGAGADPSDPLGLYEEGGAGCSPDGPSLSGRSSAASSPAAGRSPADHRSYASLRAASPAPSSAPSHASSSASSSSSSSSSSSSSSSGSSSSDDEFEDDLLDLNPSSNFESMSLGSFSSSSALDRDLDFNFEPGSGSHFEFPDYCTPEVSEMISGDWLESSISNLVFTY